One stretch of Columba livia isolate bColLiv1 breed racing homer chromosome 29, bColLiv1.pat.W.v2, whole genome shotgun sequence DNA includes these proteins:
- the ARHGAP9 gene encoding rho GTPase-activating protein 9 isoform X2, which produces MGPWTRGHGMSTRGPQRHPQPHAVQQKETAASLLPAAASAGFPAHPRAPAASALPGPRVLLVSPVPRIPGAGIGCPGTRIRGHTWSLHCLWTDGADQAGVCPGALSGARMLAGRWRREGRQWRRAKPAVVVCALYDYAYRAEDGRQVAMAAGEQFLLLHKANEDWWQEAGPPPTRCSSTGRLAEGAAPARPPALQELLAKGAGVPPQGATMIYSNLEELQRVGGRAEPPLPTSPPIQVLGAWERHLDPNTGRCFFYNPRTGVTSWKPPRQQREPAGMGAAGEGADSGVSRGRTPARPGMEDRTAPPQPSRETPHCAPALPTEVQRAGRLNKTKIAEGGRKLRKSWGVSWVVLAGNSLVFYKEPKGPAPAAWCPTSSRPESSVDLRGAALDWARELSSKKNVIHLRTVTGNEFLLQSDQEATIQEWALAVARVIRRLDVENPVDAPAGWLHRGDLWNPAELSGDEDEAPRAAEGTGAPGVPHNPSASEKQRVRSKLRRFIVKRPSLQSLQEKGLIRDQVFGCRLDALCQREGSAVPRFVRLCVEAVEERGLDVDGIYRVNGNLSVIQKLRFTVDRERAVTSDGRYVFPERLLQEERVSLADPEWSDVHVVAGALKLFLRELPEPLVPYRAAGLPGAGEAGGRAGAEPAGAQLRHAALPAGSPLPVRGQLWGGLRAAPELAGPWGGVGQLRGAAGCPGTQGEGQGGLEPARAMGPDMDLLGDGWRTRAGCGAWDRPQPRAWRTRAGCGAWDSPQPRAWRTRVGCGAWDRPQPRAWRTRAGCGAWDRPQPRAWRTRAGCGAWDRPQPRAWRTRAGCGAWDRPQPRAWRTRVGCGAWDRPQPRAWRTRAGCGAWDRPQPRAWRTRVGCGAWDRPQPRAWRTRAGCGVWDRPQPRACPGWWNGRTLTA; this is translated from the exons ATGGGGCCATGGACCCGAGGCCATGGGATGAGCACCAGAGGCCCCCAGcgccacccccagccccacgccgTGCAGCAGAAGGAAACCGCAGCCTCGCTGCTTCCTGCTGCAGCATCCGCTGGGTTTCCTGCGCATCCCCGAGCCCCGGCTGCCTCAGCGCTCCCAGGCCCTCGGGTCCTCCTGGTCTCCCCAGTGCCCCGTATCCCGGGAGCAGGCATTGGCTGCCCCGGCACCAGGATCCGGGGCCACACGTGGTCCCTCCACTGCTTGTGGACAG ACGGTGCGGACCAGGCCGGAGTGTGCCCGGGCGCCCTGAGCGGGGCGAGGATGCTGGCGGGGCGGTGGCGCCGGGAGGGGCGGCAGTGGCGGCGTGCCAAGCCGGCCGTGGTTGTCTGTGCCCTGTACGACTACGCGTACCGTGCTGAGGACGGGCGGCAGGTGGCCATGGCTGCTGGCGAGCAGTTCCTGCTGCTCCACAAAGCCAACGAGGACTGGTGGCAG GAGGCCGGGCCGCCCCCCACGCGCTGCAGCAGCACCGGGCGGCTGGCAGAGGGGGCTGCGCCCGCGCGCCCCCCGgccctgcaggagctgctggccaAGGGCGCCGGG GTGCCCCCCCAGGGAGCCACCATGATCTACTCCAACCTTGAGGAGCTGCAGCGAGTGGGGGGCCGGGCTGAGCCCCCCTTGCCAACCAGCCCCCCCATCCAGGTTTTGGGTGCCTGGGAGCGTCACCTGGACCCCAACACTGGGCGCTGCTTCTTCTACAACCCCCGCACGGGCGTGACCTCCTGGAAACCCCCCAGGCAGCAGCGGGAGCCGGCGGGCATGGGGGCAGCAGGGGAAGGCGCCGACAGCGGG GTGAGCCGCGGCCGGACCCCCGCCCGCCCAGGGATGGAGGACCGGACAGCCCCCCCCCAGCCCTCACGTGAGACCCCGCACTGTGCCCCTGCGCTGCCCACC GAGGTGCAAAGGGCCGGGCGGCTCAACAAGACCAAGATCGCTGAGGGGGGAAGGAAGCTCAG GAAGAGCTGGGGGGTGTCCTGGGTGGTGCTGGCCGGGAACAGCCTCGTCTTCTACAAGGAGCCCAAGGGGCCAGCACCCGCTGCCTGG tgtcccaccaGCAGCCGCCCCGAGAGCAGCGTGGACTTGAGGGGGGCCGCCCTGGACTGGGCCCGTGAGCTCTCCAGTAAGAAGAACGTCATCCAC CTCCGCACTGTGACGGGGAACGAGTTCCTGCTGCAGTCGGACCAGGAGGCCACCATCCAGGAGTGGGCCCTGGCCGTGGCGCGGGTCATCCGGCGGCTG GACGTGGAGAACCCCGTGGACGCACCCGCGGGTTGGCTGCACCGGGGAGACCTTTGGAACCCGGCGGAGCTCAGTGGGGACGAGGATGAGGCACCACGGGCCGCTGAGGGCACCGGGGCtccag GTGTCCCCCACAACCCCAGCGCCTCCGAGAAGCAGCGGGTGAGGAGCAAGCTGAGGCGCTTCATCGTCAAGCGGCCCTCGCTCCAGAGCCTGCAGGAGAAGGGGCTCATCCGAG ACCAGGTGTTCGGGTGCCGCCTGGACGCCCTGTGCCAGCGGGAGGGCAGCGCCGTGCCGCGCTTCGTCCGGCTCTGCGTGGAGGCCGTTGAGGAGCGAG GCCTTGACGTTGATGGGATCTACCGGGTCAATGGGAACCTATCTGTGATCCAGAAGCTACGTTTTACTGTGGACCGGG AGCGAGCCGTGACCTCGGACGGGCGCTACGTCTTCCCCGAGCGGCTGCTCCAAG AGGAGCGGGTCAGCCTGGCGGACCCCGAGTGGAGTGACGTGCACGTGGTGGCTGGTGCCCTCAAGCTCTTCCTGCGGGAGCTGCCCGAGCCCCTGGTGCCCTACAG AGCTGCCGGGCTGCCAGGAGCAGGTGAAGCGGGTGGCCGAGCTGGTGCAGAGCCTGCCGGCGCCCAGCTACGCCACGCTGCGCTACCTGCTGGCTCACCTCTGCCGGTGagggggcagctgtggggcgGGCTTAGAGCTGCCCCAGAGCTGGCTGGGCCGTGGGGTGGCGTGGGGCAGCTGCGGGGGGCGGCTGGTTGCCCTGGTACACAAGGGGAGGGGCAGGGAGGACTAGAGCCGGCCAGAGCGATGGGACCAGACATGGACCTCCTGGGTGACGGGTGGAGGACCCGGGCGGGATGTGGTGCGTGGGACCGCCCCCAGCCCCGTGCGTGGAGGACCCGGGCGGGATGCGGTGCGTGGGacagcccccagccccgtgCGTGGAGGACCCGGGTGGGATGCGGTGCGTGGGACCGCCCCCAGCCCCGTGCGTGGAGGACCCGGGCGGGATGCGGTGCGTGGGACCGCCCCCAGCCCCGTGCGTGGAGGACCCGGGCGGGATGCGGTGCGTGGGACCGCCCCCAGCCCCGTGCGTGGAGGACCCGGGCGGGATGCGGTGCGTGGGACCGCCCCCAGCCCCGTGCGTGGAGGACCCGGGTGGGATGCGGTGCGTGGGACCGCCCCCAGCCCCGTGCGTGGAGGACCCGGGCGGGATGTGGTGCGTGGGACCGCCCCCAGCCCCGTGCGTGGAGGACCCGGGTGGGATGTGGTGCGTGGGACCGCCCCCAGCCCCGTGCGTGGAGGACCCGGGCGGGATGTGGTGTGTGGGACCGCCCCCAGCCCCGTGCATGCCCAGGGTGGTGGAACGGGCGGACGTTAACCGCATGA
- the ARHGAP9 gene encoding rho GTPase-activating protein 9 isoform X5, with protein MGPWTRGHGMSTRGPQRHPQPHAVQQKETAASLLPAAASAGFPAHPRAPAASALPGPRVLLVSPVPRIPGAGIGCPGTRIRGHTWSLHCLWTDGADQAGVCPGALSGARMLAGRWRREGRQWRRAKPAVVVCALYDYAYRAEDGRQVAMAAGEQFLLLHKANEDWWQVLGAWERHLDPNTGRCFFYNPRTGVTSWKPPRQQREPAGMGAAGEGADSGVSRGRTPARPGMEDRTAPPQPSRETPHCAPALPTEVQRAGRLNKTKIAEGGRKLRKSWGVSWVVLAGNSLVFYKEPKGPAPAAWCPTSSRPESSVDLRGAALDWARELSSKKNVIHLRTVTGNEFLLQSDQEATIQEWALAVARVIRRLDVENPVDAPAGWLHRGDLWNPAELSGDEDEAPRAAEGTGAPGVPHNPSASEKQRVRSKLRRFIVKRPSLQSLQEKGLIRDQVFGCRLDALCQREGSAVPRFVRLCVEAVEERGLDVDGIYRVNGNLSVIQKLRFTVDRERAVTSDGRYVFPERLLQEERVSLADPEWSDVHVVAGALKLFLRELPEPLVPYRAAGLPGAGEAGGRAGAEPAGAQLRHAALPAGSPLPVRGQLWGGLRAAPELAGPWGGVGQLRGAAGCPGTQGEGQGGLEPARAMGPDMDLLGDGWRTRAGCGAWDRPQPRAWRTRAGCGAWDSPQPRAWRTRVGCGAWDRPQPRAWRTRAGCGAWDRPQPRAWRTRAGCGAWDRPQPRAWRTRAGCGAWDRPQPRAWRTRVGCGAWDRPQPRAWRTRAGCGAWDRPQPRAWRTRVGCGAWDRPQPRAWRTRAGCGVWDRPQPRACPGWWNGRTLTA; from the exons ATGGGGCCATGGACCCGAGGCCATGGGATGAGCACCAGAGGCCCCCAGcgccacccccagccccacgccgTGCAGCAGAAGGAAACCGCAGCCTCGCTGCTTCCTGCTGCAGCATCCGCTGGGTTTCCTGCGCATCCCCGAGCCCCGGCTGCCTCAGCGCTCCCAGGCCCTCGGGTCCTCCTGGTCTCCCCAGTGCCCCGTATCCCGGGAGCAGGCATTGGCTGCCCCGGCACCAGGATCCGGGGCCACACGTGGTCCCTCCACTGCTTGTGGACAG ACGGTGCGGACCAGGCCGGAGTGTGCCCGGGCGCCCTGAGCGGGGCGAGGATGCTGGCGGGGCGGTGGCGCCGGGAGGGGCGGCAGTGGCGGCGTGCCAAGCCGGCCGTGGTTGTCTGTGCCCTGTACGACTACGCGTACCGTGCTGAGGACGGGCGGCAGGTGGCCATGGCTGCTGGCGAGCAGTTCCTGCTGCTCCACAAAGCCAACGAGGACTGGTGGCAG GTTTTGGGTGCCTGGGAGCGTCACCTGGACCCCAACACTGGGCGCTGCTTCTTCTACAACCCCCGCACGGGCGTGACCTCCTGGAAACCCCCCAGGCAGCAGCGGGAGCCGGCGGGCATGGGGGCAGCAGGGGAAGGCGCCGACAGCGGG GTGAGCCGCGGCCGGACCCCCGCCCGCCCAGGGATGGAGGACCGGACAGCCCCCCCCCAGCCCTCACGTGAGACCCCGCACTGTGCCCCTGCGCTGCCCACC GAGGTGCAAAGGGCCGGGCGGCTCAACAAGACCAAGATCGCTGAGGGGGGAAGGAAGCTCAG GAAGAGCTGGGGGGTGTCCTGGGTGGTGCTGGCCGGGAACAGCCTCGTCTTCTACAAGGAGCCCAAGGGGCCAGCACCCGCTGCCTGG tgtcccaccaGCAGCCGCCCCGAGAGCAGCGTGGACTTGAGGGGGGCCGCCCTGGACTGGGCCCGTGAGCTCTCCAGTAAGAAGAACGTCATCCAC CTCCGCACTGTGACGGGGAACGAGTTCCTGCTGCAGTCGGACCAGGAGGCCACCATCCAGGAGTGGGCCCTGGCCGTGGCGCGGGTCATCCGGCGGCTG GACGTGGAGAACCCCGTGGACGCACCCGCGGGTTGGCTGCACCGGGGAGACCTTTGGAACCCGGCGGAGCTCAGTGGGGACGAGGATGAGGCACCACGGGCCGCTGAGGGCACCGGGGCtccag GTGTCCCCCACAACCCCAGCGCCTCCGAGAAGCAGCGGGTGAGGAGCAAGCTGAGGCGCTTCATCGTCAAGCGGCCCTCGCTCCAGAGCCTGCAGGAGAAGGGGCTCATCCGAG ACCAGGTGTTCGGGTGCCGCCTGGACGCCCTGTGCCAGCGGGAGGGCAGCGCCGTGCCGCGCTTCGTCCGGCTCTGCGTGGAGGCCGTTGAGGAGCGAG GCCTTGACGTTGATGGGATCTACCGGGTCAATGGGAACCTATCTGTGATCCAGAAGCTACGTTTTACTGTGGACCGGG AGCGAGCCGTGACCTCGGACGGGCGCTACGTCTTCCCCGAGCGGCTGCTCCAAG AGGAGCGGGTCAGCCTGGCGGACCCCGAGTGGAGTGACGTGCACGTGGTGGCTGGTGCCCTCAAGCTCTTCCTGCGGGAGCTGCCCGAGCCCCTGGTGCCCTACAG AGCTGCCGGGCTGCCAGGAGCAGGTGAAGCGGGTGGCCGAGCTGGTGCAGAGCCTGCCGGCGCCCAGCTACGCCACGCTGCGCTACCTGCTGGCTCACCTCTGCCGGTGagggggcagctgtggggcgGGCTTAGAGCTGCCCCAGAGCTGGCTGGGCCGTGGGGTGGCGTGGGGCAGCTGCGGGGGGCGGCTGGTTGCCCTGGTACACAAGGGGAGGGGCAGGGAGGACTAGAGCCGGCCAGAGCGATGGGACCAGACATGGACCTCCTGGGTGACGGGTGGAGGACCCGGGCGGGATGTGGTGCGTGGGACCGCCCCCAGCCCCGTGCGTGGAGGACCCGGGCGGGATGCGGTGCGTGGGacagcccccagccccgtgCGTGGAGGACCCGGGTGGGATGCGGTGCGTGGGACCGCCCCCAGCCCCGTGCGTGGAGGACCCGGGCGGGATGCGGTGCGTGGGACCGCCCCCAGCCCCGTGCGTGGAGGACCCGGGCGGGATGCGGTGCGTGGGACCGCCCCCAGCCCCGTGCGTGGAGGACCCGGGCGGGATGCGGTGCGTGGGACCGCCCCCAGCCCCGTGCGTGGAGGACCCGGGTGGGATGCGGTGCGTGGGACCGCCCCCAGCCCCGTGCGTGGAGGACCCGGGCGGGATGTGGTGCGTGGGACCGCCCCCAGCCCCGTGCGTGGAGGACCCGGGTGGGATGTGGTGCGTGGGACCGCCCCCAGCCCCGTGCGTGGAGGACCCGGGCGGGATGTGGTGTGTGGGACCGCCCCCAGCCCCGTGCATGCCCAGGGTGGTGGAACGGGCGGACGTTAACCGCATGA
- the ARHGAP9 gene encoding rho GTPase-activating protein 9 isoform X8, which translates to MGPWTRGHGMSTRGPQRHPQPHAVQQKETAASLLPAAASAGFPAHPRAPAASALPGPRVLLVSPVPRIPGAGIGCPGTRIRGHTWSLHCLWTDGADQAGVCPGALSGARMLAGRWRREGRQWRRAKPAVVVCALYDYAYRAEDGRQVAMAAGEQFLLLHKANEDWWQVRRAGEPHRARPFFVPAAYVAELDPGDAGGWSTQPPSQPEDTGPRQHCCSLEDLRGPPLRPPQEAGPPPTRCSSTGRLAEGAAPARPPALQELLAKGAGVPPQGATMIYSNLEELQRVGGRAEPPLPTSPPIQVLGAWERHLDPNTGRCFFYNPRTGVTSWKPPRQQREPAGMGAAGEGADSGVSRGRTPARPGMEDRTAPPQPSRETPHCAPALPTEVQRAGRLNKTKIAEGGRKLRKSWGVSWVVLAGNSLVFYKEPKGPAPAAWCPTSSRPESSVDLRGAALDWARELSSKKNVIHLRTVTGNEFLLQSDQEATIQEWALAVARVIRRLDVENPVDAPAGWLHRGDLWNPAELSGDEDEAPRAAEGTGAPGVPHNPSASEKQRVRSKLRRFIVKRPSLQSLQEKGLIRDQVFGCRLDALCQREGSAVPRFVRLCVEAVEERGLDVDGIYRVNGNLSVIQKLRFTVDRERAVTSDGRYVFPERLLQEERVSLADPEWSDVHVVAGALKLFLRELPEPLVPYRAAGLPGAGEAGGRAGAEPAGAQLRHAALPAGSPLPGGGTGGR; encoded by the exons ATGGGGCCATGGACCCGAGGCCATGGGATGAGCACCAGAGGCCCCCAGcgccacccccagccccacgccgTGCAGCAGAAGGAAACCGCAGCCTCGCTGCTTCCTGCTGCAGCATCCGCTGGGTTTCCTGCGCATCCCCGAGCCCCGGCTGCCTCAGCGCTCCCAGGCCCTCGGGTCCTCCTGGTCTCCCCAGTGCCCCGTATCCCGGGAGCAGGCATTGGCTGCCCCGGCACCAGGATCCGGGGCCACACGTGGTCCCTCCACTGCTTGTGGACAG ACGGTGCGGACCAGGCCGGAGTGTGCCCGGGCGCCCTGAGCGGGGCGAGGATGCTGGCGGGGCGGTGGCGCCGGGAGGGGCGGCAGTGGCGGCGTGCCAAGCCGGCCGTGGTTGTCTGTGCCCTGTACGACTACGCGTACCGTGCTGAGGACGGGCGGCAGGTGGCCATGGCTGCTGGCGAGCAGTTCCTGCTGCTCCACAAAGCCAACGAGGACTGGTGGCAGGTGAGACGGGCTGGCGAGCCCCACCGGGCTCGGCCCTTCTTTGTCCCCGCTGCCTACGTGGCTGAGCTGGACCCTGGTGACGCTGGGGGGTGGAGCACGCAGCCCCCCAGCCAGCCTGAGGACACAG GCCCGCGACAGCATTGCTGCTCACTTGAGGACCTGCGTGGCCCCCCCCTGCGCCCCCCCCAGGAGGCCGGGCCGCCCCCCACGCGCTGCAGCAGCACCGGGCGGCTGGCAGAGGGGGCTGCGCCCGCGCGCCCCCCGgccctgcaggagctgctggccaAGGGCGCCGGG GTGCCCCCCCAGGGAGCCACCATGATCTACTCCAACCTTGAGGAGCTGCAGCGAGTGGGGGGCCGGGCTGAGCCCCCCTTGCCAACCAGCCCCCCCATCCAGGTTTTGGGTGCCTGGGAGCGTCACCTGGACCCCAACACTGGGCGCTGCTTCTTCTACAACCCCCGCACGGGCGTGACCTCCTGGAAACCCCCCAGGCAGCAGCGGGAGCCGGCGGGCATGGGGGCAGCAGGGGAAGGCGCCGACAGCGGG GTGAGCCGCGGCCGGACCCCCGCCCGCCCAGGGATGGAGGACCGGACAGCCCCCCCCCAGCCCTCACGTGAGACCCCGCACTGTGCCCCTGCGCTGCCCACC GAGGTGCAAAGGGCCGGGCGGCTCAACAAGACCAAGATCGCTGAGGGGGGAAGGAAGCTCAG GAAGAGCTGGGGGGTGTCCTGGGTGGTGCTGGCCGGGAACAGCCTCGTCTTCTACAAGGAGCCCAAGGGGCCAGCACCCGCTGCCTGG tgtcccaccaGCAGCCGCCCCGAGAGCAGCGTGGACTTGAGGGGGGCCGCCCTGGACTGGGCCCGTGAGCTCTCCAGTAAGAAGAACGTCATCCAC CTCCGCACTGTGACGGGGAACGAGTTCCTGCTGCAGTCGGACCAGGAGGCCACCATCCAGGAGTGGGCCCTGGCCGTGGCGCGGGTCATCCGGCGGCTG GACGTGGAGAACCCCGTGGACGCACCCGCGGGTTGGCTGCACCGGGGAGACCTTTGGAACCCGGCGGAGCTCAGTGGGGACGAGGATGAGGCACCACGGGCCGCTGAGGGCACCGGGGCtccag GTGTCCCCCACAACCCCAGCGCCTCCGAGAAGCAGCGGGTGAGGAGCAAGCTGAGGCGCTTCATCGTCAAGCGGCCCTCGCTCCAGAGCCTGCAGGAGAAGGGGCTCATCCGAG ACCAGGTGTTCGGGTGCCGCCTGGACGCCCTGTGCCAGCGGGAGGGCAGCGCCGTGCCGCGCTTCGTCCGGCTCTGCGTGGAGGCCGTTGAGGAGCGAG GCCTTGACGTTGATGGGATCTACCGGGTCAATGGGAACCTATCTGTGATCCAGAAGCTACGTTTTACTGTGGACCGGG AGCGAGCCGTGACCTCGGACGGGCGCTACGTCTTCCCCGAGCGGCTGCTCCAAG AGGAGCGGGTCAGCCTGGCGGACCCCGAGTGGAGTGACGTGCACGTGGTGGCTGGTGCCCTCAAGCTCTTCCTGCGGGAGCTGCCCGAGCCCCTGGTGCCCTACAG AGCTGCCGGGCTGCCAGGAGCAGGTGAAGCGGGTGGCCGAGCTGGTGCAGAGCCTGCCGGCGCCCAGCTACGCCACGCTGCGCTACCTGCTGGCTCACCTCTGCCG GGTGGTGGAACGGGCGGACGTTAA
- the ARHGAP9 gene encoding rho GTPase-activating protein 9 isoform X7 — MGPWTRGHGMSTRGPQRHPQPHAVQQKETAASLLPAAASAGFPAHPRAPAASALPGPRVLLVSPVPRIPGAGIGCPGTRIRGHTWSLHCLWTDGADQAGVCPGALSGARMLAGRWRREGRQWRRAKPAVVVCALYDYAYRAEDGRQVAMAAGEQFLLLHKANEDWWQVSRGRTPARPGMEDRTAPPQPSRETPHCAPALPTEVQRAGRLNKTKIAEGGRKLRKSWGVSWVVLAGNSLVFYKEPKGPAPAAWCPTSSRPESSVDLRGAALDWARELSSKKNVIHLRTVTGNEFLLQSDQEATIQEWALAVARVIRRLDVENPVDAPAGWLHRGDLWNPAELSGDEDEAPRAAEGTGAPGVPHNPSASEKQRVRSKLRRFIVKRPSLQSLQEKGLIRDQVFGCRLDALCQREGSAVPRFVRLCVEAVEERGLDVDGIYRVNGNLSVIQKLRFTVDRERAVTSDGRYVFPERLLQEERVSLADPEWSDVHVVAGALKLFLRELPEPLVPYRAAGLPGAGEAGGRAGAEPAGAQLRHAALPAGSPLPVRGQLWGGLRAAPELAGPWGGVGQLRGAAGCPGTQGEGQGGLEPARAMGPDMDLLGDGWRTRAGCGAWDRPQPRAWRTRAGCGAWDSPQPRAWRTRVGCGAWDRPQPRAWRTRAGCGAWDRPQPRAWRTRAGCGAWDRPQPRAWRTRAGCGAWDRPQPRAWRTRVGCGAWDRPQPRAWRTRAGCGAWDRPQPRAWRTRVGCGAWDRPQPRAWRTRAGCGVWDRPQPRACPGWWNGRTLTA, encoded by the exons ATGGGGCCATGGACCCGAGGCCATGGGATGAGCACCAGAGGCCCCCAGcgccacccccagccccacgccgTGCAGCAGAAGGAAACCGCAGCCTCGCTGCTTCCTGCTGCAGCATCCGCTGGGTTTCCTGCGCATCCCCGAGCCCCGGCTGCCTCAGCGCTCCCAGGCCCTCGGGTCCTCCTGGTCTCCCCAGTGCCCCGTATCCCGGGAGCAGGCATTGGCTGCCCCGGCACCAGGATCCGGGGCCACACGTGGTCCCTCCACTGCTTGTGGACAG ACGGTGCGGACCAGGCCGGAGTGTGCCCGGGCGCCCTGAGCGGGGCGAGGATGCTGGCGGGGCGGTGGCGCCGGGAGGGGCGGCAGTGGCGGCGTGCCAAGCCGGCCGTGGTTGTCTGTGCCCTGTACGACTACGCGTACCGTGCTGAGGACGGGCGGCAGGTGGCCATGGCTGCTGGCGAGCAGTTCCTGCTGCTCCACAAAGCCAACGAGGACTGGTGGCAG GTGAGCCGCGGCCGGACCCCCGCCCGCCCAGGGATGGAGGACCGGACAGCCCCCCCCCAGCCCTCACGTGAGACCCCGCACTGTGCCCCTGCGCTGCCCACC GAGGTGCAAAGGGCCGGGCGGCTCAACAAGACCAAGATCGCTGAGGGGGGAAGGAAGCTCAG GAAGAGCTGGGGGGTGTCCTGGGTGGTGCTGGCCGGGAACAGCCTCGTCTTCTACAAGGAGCCCAAGGGGCCAGCACCCGCTGCCTGG tgtcccaccaGCAGCCGCCCCGAGAGCAGCGTGGACTTGAGGGGGGCCGCCCTGGACTGGGCCCGTGAGCTCTCCAGTAAGAAGAACGTCATCCAC CTCCGCACTGTGACGGGGAACGAGTTCCTGCTGCAGTCGGACCAGGAGGCCACCATCCAGGAGTGGGCCCTGGCCGTGGCGCGGGTCATCCGGCGGCTG GACGTGGAGAACCCCGTGGACGCACCCGCGGGTTGGCTGCACCGGGGAGACCTTTGGAACCCGGCGGAGCTCAGTGGGGACGAGGATGAGGCACCACGGGCCGCTGAGGGCACCGGGGCtccag GTGTCCCCCACAACCCCAGCGCCTCCGAGAAGCAGCGGGTGAGGAGCAAGCTGAGGCGCTTCATCGTCAAGCGGCCCTCGCTCCAGAGCCTGCAGGAGAAGGGGCTCATCCGAG ACCAGGTGTTCGGGTGCCGCCTGGACGCCCTGTGCCAGCGGGAGGGCAGCGCCGTGCCGCGCTTCGTCCGGCTCTGCGTGGAGGCCGTTGAGGAGCGAG GCCTTGACGTTGATGGGATCTACCGGGTCAATGGGAACCTATCTGTGATCCAGAAGCTACGTTTTACTGTGGACCGGG AGCGAGCCGTGACCTCGGACGGGCGCTACGTCTTCCCCGAGCGGCTGCTCCAAG AGGAGCGGGTCAGCCTGGCGGACCCCGAGTGGAGTGACGTGCACGTGGTGGCTGGTGCCCTCAAGCTCTTCCTGCGGGAGCTGCCCGAGCCCCTGGTGCCCTACAG AGCTGCCGGGCTGCCAGGAGCAGGTGAAGCGGGTGGCCGAGCTGGTGCAGAGCCTGCCGGCGCCCAGCTACGCCACGCTGCGCTACCTGCTGGCTCACCTCTGCCGGTGagggggcagctgtggggcgGGCTTAGAGCTGCCCCAGAGCTGGCTGGGCCGTGGGGTGGCGTGGGGCAGCTGCGGGGGGCGGCTGGTTGCCCTGGTACACAAGGGGAGGGGCAGGGAGGACTAGAGCCGGCCAGAGCGATGGGACCAGACATGGACCTCCTGGGTGACGGGTGGAGGACCCGGGCGGGATGTGGTGCGTGGGACCGCCCCCAGCCCCGTGCGTGGAGGACCCGGGCGGGATGCGGTGCGTGGGacagcccccagccccgtgCGTGGAGGACCCGGGTGGGATGCGGTGCGTGGGACCGCCCCCAGCCCCGTGCGTGGAGGACCCGGGCGGGATGCGGTGCGTGGGACCGCCCCCAGCCCCGTGCGTGGAGGACCCGGGCGGGATGCGGTGCGTGGGACCGCCCCCAGCCCCGTGCGTGGAGGACCCGGGCGGGATGCGGTGCGTGGGACCGCCCCCAGCCCCGTGCGTGGAGGACCCGGGTGGGATGCGGTGCGTGGGACCGCCCCCAGCCCCGTGCGTGGAGGACCCGGGCGGGATGTGGTGCGTGGGACCGCCCCCAGCCCCGTGCGTGGAGGACCCGGGTGGGATGTGGTGCGTGGGACCGCCCCCAGCCCCGTGCGTGGAGGACCCGGGCGGGATGTGGTGTGTGGGACCGCCCCCAGCCCCGTGCATGCCCAGGGTGGTGGAACGGGCGGACGTTAACCGCATGA